TGCAGTTCGCTACACCTTCAAGAAAACAACATCCTAATCTTGAACTGAAAAAATCGTGGATGTGATTTCTACGTAGTTATGCCAATTTTTGGATAGAATTGACAAGCTGTTAAGTCCAGGCTGTAAAATCCATTCGCCACTACCTGGAAATTACTACtgctttcttctttccttctaaACAATCACATTTCCATTTAACAGGTATGTCTGATATTCCAAGTACTCAGATTTAGGCCACTCTTGGAGTTTATGCTTAACCCTGCTATGCCTAATTACTAATTTCATATGTAAAACTATCTATAATTTATTACACCTCATTTACTACTAGTTAATGAGTTATTTATACTATGCCTACCttgatttaaatttacttatttattatgtactaacaatattaaatatgaaattctaATAAACtaatgaaaacaaattaaaaactaatatacATCGATTAATGTATGATaccattattaaatattaatgcataaaaaatattagatatattataataacattcatattggtttatttaatatcagtaaattaaattaatttgtatttgtactttaataacttttaatatattaatttaatacaataatattaaatataatgcaCATAAGCTAAAATGtgtataataatgttattaataagtataaggaatttatatttaaattcaaaaacttaTTCCATTGTTACTTTGTATTTCTATTATTGAGTTCAacatcattataattatttattatttaatatttctaatacttttagaatttttattacaaGTTAGAGAgcaagaaaattattaaacagcaatcaattttaaaaatcaaattaattaatcaaactaagtTAACTGTTATCTtataatctaaaaattattaatatttaaaatagtttttatcgtaaataaaaatttattattgactTGTGTGAACTAAAGTCTAAATTAATCTCTCATATTAAATATcaagattttaattaattattattactggttataaattaatatctaattttaaatgGAAGTGCAGTTATATCTAATTTATTTGGTAATCTTTTATGTATAAATGTATACTTGTTGTTCCAATTgcaattattttaagtaaatgCTGAAATATGTTGTTGGTTGCCAAGGCTATGGGTTGCACAGTACAAATcctacaaaaattaattaattatataattatttttgttgagcGGCTATCTTTAGTGTAATAAATATTACAGACATAAGAACATGAAAAGGAACCATTCTTAATGAGGGCCCTAACAGATAAAACCAAACATATAATTATGTGAAAAAGGACGAAGTTGGATACATACAATAAAGTGAATAATAGctatttttaatctataaatGTACTTCTATATCAAGACAACATGTAATATATTTCTAGCTTAATCAGTCTTCAACTTTTGCAAGAAcagatattaataaatatataacactgttgattttaaatttaaataatatacaatatgGTTTTGATTTAGACTTTGAGATAATAGTTTAGTAGCAATGATTATAGTGTTAAGGACAccattgaaatttttattttatgtaaaagttagAATGTTTTTTCAAGATTACTTAATGCCTTATCAATTagcttgaataaaaaaaatatgtattttatcgGTTTAAATATTCAAGTcatgaaaacaatatttattattaatatagttgtatattcttaaaatgaaaaagaaaaaaaacattttatatttcttagaaatttttttcataatatcaCTTGACATCATTGATTAATTGtgtaattaaaaactattttttatgttatttttctaactACTTTTCAACAGAGTAATATTTTTTCTCTGTTATAATGTCTAATTCAATATGTTTCTATCTCCTTCtccttttttaaaacatgttttatattttcaatatctgtatatataatatataatatagtataaaagAAAAGACGTTAAAGagtatattgttaaaatatttttcttcaattctttttatatttaaaattttgacagAAAgggtaaatattaaaattaatgttttaggttatataaaaaattattaattttttaattaatccaTTCTCTTTTTTGTTGATGAATTCAGTTGTTGTAATCTCTTTAATGTGTTCAATTTCTAtagatgaaagaaaataagatgttcataattttttttccatttttactttttcagttgacaacaaaaaattattatttaatcagcaaggtaaaataaataaaagaaaatgggtGAGGATTTTGTAAAGGAATATTGACCAGCTGAGGTCAAATTGAGAACAGAGAGGACTCTGTGATGAATTTAAGTTTGTCTAGAAAACTTATTTTGTGGTTTCTAAAGAACACCATCATGAAGGCTAAGCAGCAAGAACGTTCTCTTGCTGCTGTCAATTTCTTCAGTGCTCAATCACACATGTTCAAATTCTTCTCTCATGTTCTTGCATTTGCCTCTGGTTTGCTCATCGGAATCACCATCATCACTTTCTCTCTCAAAAGCTTTTCCCCAAACTTTCAATCCCTTCAATCTCTGCCTGCTTCAATCTCAACTTTGCACAATGCTTCAAAAGTCACCATCTTCACTCCAAACGAGTCAACAAAGGTTATGCATGACATGACAGAGGAAGAGTTGCTGTGGAGAGCTTCCATGGTTCCTAGGATTAAGGAACTGCCCTACAAACACGTCCCAAAGGTCGCATTTATGTTTCTTACTAAAGGGCCAGTCTTTTTGGGTCCACTCTGGGAGAGATTCTTCAAAGGAAATGAAGGCTTCTATTCTATCTACGTCCATTCCCATCCTTCTTTCAATCAAACACTGCCTCAAACTTCTGTCTTTCATGGCCGCAGAATCCCAAGCAAGGTCAGTGTGTCCGAATTCTTCCCAGTTAATCAAATCAACCACTTTTCAATTAACTCTGTTCTGTTCTGTTctgtcttttcttttcactctgAAAAATCCAAAATTCCAGTTTTTCATGTCATAAGCAAATCAGcataaagtttttcttttttataaatgtttattaaatgtattaattttagACAATTTGAGACTATTGGGTACGATATGATAGTACTGAAatgacaaaatttataatagactGTCACAAAACCAATATCATTTCCCCTGTTTTTGGATTTACTCTGTATTTTCCAATGGCAGCAACCTTTTGGTATTCCACGGCTTTAATGAGACAGAGCAAAGAAAcagtttttcattttatgtcAAACATGAGGTGCGCCTAAATAAACTCCTTATTTAACGGTATACTCATTAGCATGTGTTCGTTTCTCTGTTTTGAAGTCTTCCAgacaaaagaaattacaaatatttgatgtgatttttactttgtttccaACTACAGTTTCTTCTCCCAGTACTTaccaacaaaattaatattttaaaatatatatacatatatattataaaaaaaaaaaaaaaatacagggTTATTCTCTTCACTAGACATAGTTGATGTATATTATTGGCAGATAGCTACTTCTGAAGTGAAGTTCTTATCAAGAATCAacttacaattattattattgtatgatatattaaaaaactattaaattttgttgGACCTAAAAATTCTAACTCGGGTAATGCCTGTCTGTATGAACCTAAATAGTCCTTAGTATTTGAAATTTCCAGCAATTATAGATGAATGCATTATTATGAGATTTATGGAATACCTTATTTTAGAAGTCATTCATGGTCAGCACCAGAAATACCAGCTAATTTTCAAGTCATCGCTTTGGAACGAGAAATTTTTTTCCATATTCCCAGTGCAGTTATTGGTCAATTagtcaaatgtttttcttttttgggaaTTCCCATTTTTTATGACTGGTATTATTCcctttaaacttttaataatttttaattttgaagaataaaatagaaaataatataagaacaTTTATTTAATGACAAAATGAGATAATTAGGAGTTTGAAGTTTTGTCCTTGTTCTTGTTGGTTTGCTTCCCAAGTTCAACAAAGCtgaatacttttcttttattcgaCTCCTTTTGCAGTTCATATAAAAGGATATTTTAGTCTTTTCATATTCTTAGTAATAATGGGGTGCAGATAGATAAAGCACTATATTATTGGACGCAAGCTCAACCTCATTCTTTATACAGAACCCCAGGAAAATCATTGACCCATTTACACACAGTCTTTTGGTGATTATttcttaacttaattttaaacaatttacaatttattttaaggttGACTAATTTTTAGGAGAGTCCAAGCAATTTAGTTAGACGAAAATAATAATGGTATCacgatatatttttacattcattttatatacaatacaaacctaaaatattataaaaatgtaaatttttatatatttttttaaattaaaaggaagtgtaaaataaatgtaaaaaatttagaagtatgaaataataatttttcttatttgaaaccatctttatatttttttttctttctttaacttatttatgattattttaattatgtgcCATTCATTTTGTCCTAGTTTATtcagaaactaaataaatttcaaagagatcagaatttgtaaaatttgaaGAGGGTTATTGTTAAGATGATGCAGGAAGTAAGATGGGGTGATTTCAACATTGTAGGAGCAGAGAGGCGTCTGCTAGCCAATGCTCTGCTCGATTTCTCCAACCAACGTTTTGTTCTTCTATCAGAATCATGCATTCCTCTGTTCAACTTCTCAACCATTTATAACTACCTCATAAACTCGACCAAAACCTTCGTAGAATCCTATGATCTCCCAGGTCCAGTGGGGAGAGGCAGGTACAGTCCCAGAATGAGGCCACTGGTTCGGCTTTCTCAGTGGAGAAAAGGGTCCCAATGGTTCCAAATAGACCGTCCCCTTGCAACTGAAATAGTGTCTGACCAACTGTACTTTCCCCTGTTCAACAAACATTGCAGGAATGGATGTTATGGAGATGAGCACTACTTGCCAACTTTTGTCAGCATCAAGTTTTCGCAGAGGAACTCTGACAGAACTTTGACATGGGTTGATTGGTCTCAGGGCGGACCCCATCCAGCTAGGTTTATGAGAAGGAATGTAACCATTGATTTTCTCAAGAGACTAAGGCATGGAACAACATGTCATTACAATGGGAACACCACCAATATTTGCCACCTCTTTGCAAGAAAGTTCCTTCCACAGGCTTTAGATAGATTGCTCAGGTTTGCTCCAAAGATAATGCACTTCAACTGATTTCTCTTTTCTCATGCTCGTTTTTGCTCCCCAGAGATTAATTTCAGTACTATTATTCAAGTATTTAAACAAAAGAATCCATTGTATACTATAAACAGTTCATTTCATAGCATGTTTCTCATGAAAATGGGTgtatttataaacataaatatatacatatcagAGTTTAAATTCAGTTTATGCACATAAACACTGCAGTtcagtttattaattttttgggcattagttttttttttgttatttatttgctGGAAAATGATATTCTGACAtcaattttttgacattattttgacactgtacatatgtcaaaatgtgattggacgatttcaaattaaaaaaaaagactttggttttttctttcaaatatgtctttatctcagtttttttaaatttgaaattatccaACCACGTTTTAACACGTACGCAGTGTCAAAAATTAgtgtaaaaatatcatttttcttgtttgttctctatgtttggataaaaaaataatgaacagTGGTCACCGTAGCATATTCTCTTGGAAAAGATGTGCAAAAATGTTGTATGATTTAAGAGAAAAAGTTGGATCAGTGACAGTGACTTAAATAATTGTTCGTGTCCTGTGGACCAAACAACAACAGAGAAAAGTATTTGCAAAGTACTGCGTTGTAGCGTAGCATTACGGAGAAACCTCGCCATAGTTTCACGTCAGTTTCCTTTATGTGTAAAACAAGGAAAACGTTGATTTTTCACCCTAGTTTTAAGAAGTACGGATACaaagaactaaaataaatagaatttaaaataattgacattatattttcaaaattattattattattaaatgatagAAAATTTCTTATATATGAAATAAGAAATGGCATAATGTGTAAAAACtgatctatttataattaaactcatctttattttaaaatttaaagaaataaacttaGCGAAAATTAACATGTGTGTGGAATTAGGAAGGAGCTTATAAACTTCGCATTGGTGAAATTGTTGATGTGGAAGTGCAACATCATAATTGGACTAACGACAATGTCACTTCCTTTTGCCCTTTTTGTTCCATTTGGGACACTGCTCAtgctcttttccttttctatatGTCTTATAATTCAACCAGGTGGGCCCTTCTTCTTAACCGAGTACAAACAATTCATACATAAATACTTGTGTTAGTGATATGTTTGTTAGCATCTACCAAAGTTTACACGTCAAATTTCTCAACACACTgtttcataaaaaacaaaaacagagtgGTAACCCCAGATTTTATTCTGGATTTTTTTAGTATCATCTACtagtattaataatattttcaatatagtTTAAAAGTGTTTAATTCTTTCTACTAATTACATAATTTGTTCAATTAAATCGCGGTATTAATGATTTGGTGCTGACAAGCAAAGTGAGTCACCTTGAATTTGTAGTTCTATTCTAACACTTGGACTTTGAAAACAAtgtttaagatattaaaaaaaaaaaaaacccctcATAGTATCATCGTTTTGTGCTATACGCAAGTTATTACAAGTCAGCTTGGCCGTTTGGGTGAACATGAAGGCTTCGATCCTTCCGAGAAGCGCGTAATTTGACCAAACTGTTACACCACGACAAAATCTTACGAGTACAATCCTATATGTTACATCAAATTCACTACATTACTCATTAAACAATCATATATGATATACCTTAGATTTCCGTTTCTATACACTATCACTATAAAATAGTTTACGACTCTATTCaggtacaaataataaaatttaatggtATTTTCACTGTCCGTATTAATCTTCTAGCTTTCATATGTAAATCAGTTTTCAGATATTGTAAGTAAGTATaagatttttcatataatatatatctacaattataatgattaagattttatatttattgttcaaaaattaaacctaaattttttatattcatttcacattactcttatttagtttttatcctcttcttttttaaaaaattacaaaattttataattttttttagactaTTTTATCTTGTATCCTGTGTgtcaaattaatgtaaaaatattttataatattattattcttacaGGAATGGCCAAATTTTATGTCTGTCTGTTGAAACAATCAcagatatttattgatataattgGTTGAAGGCTTTTTGTGAAAGGAAAAGCAAGAATTGTTGAAGGAAATGGACGTTGAATTGATGGTTTGTGCCCCAAAATCTACAGCAAGCGTGGCTTGGAAAGTTTCTGGGTCCTACGTCGGGTTCGGGTTTGGTATGTATTTGTGGCCGCGGAAGAGAGAAGCATATATAATAAGGATTTGGACGGTTGACTTTGGAGCTGTTGACGTCCAAGTCTTTACATCATATGATAGGCTTTCTCGGTTATAACATCCTAATTGCTTCGATGCTTCCTCCGACATTCCAAGAACCTTCTTTCgcccttttttccttttctgtgtactaatataaatttaacttcCCCAATTCCACACTTCACACACTTTCATTTTTCTCGTATAACATGCaaatcttcttctccttctcctcaCTGTAACCAACCTTCGAATTGTGGAACAACCTCAGTTACACCAACCTCTCATTCCCTGGCCCCTCAAGATCTCTtcaaacacaagaaaaaaaacaaaaaacaatggCCGCCAAACGGTTTTTGGATGATTCTGATCAAGATAACAATGGTGATAAACGGATGAGACCTACTTCAAGACCTTCTTTTGCTTCGTATGTTCCGTCTAACCAACTTTCTGTGTTGTAAAACTTCTTACCATTCGACTAAACCAATCTTCTTAACAGGGTAATAGGAGAAGTCGTCATGGTCAAGAACTTGCAGAACCTTTTCTCAGGCTTGGAACCCTTGCTTAGGAGAGTGGTAAGTGATCATCAATATATATACCCTATGGCATAAAAAGTCAAACATACCATTGCAACCACGGAATTCTCTGATTAGAAAGTTTTTCTTCGTTAGTTCATGTGATACATAACAGGCTTCCATTAATTTTTGCCAGGTGAACGAAGAGATGGAGCGAGTGATGGGGCATTGTGTGCCGCGTTCGATAACCAGGTCTCCTTCGTTGAGGATCCAAGCATTGGAGCAACCGACGAGCTACGAACTCATGTTCGAGAAGAAGCTAATGCCAACTATATTCACAGGAAGCAGAATAGTTGATACAGATGGGAACCCCCTCCGTGTTGTTCTTGTTGACAAAAGCGGTGGTCAGACGGTTCGCACGAGTCTCCCCCACCCCATCAAGCTAGAAATCGTGGTGCTCGATGGAGATTTTCCTTCCAACAGTGATAACAACGAGTCGTGGACGAGTGAGGAACTCAACAACCGCATAGTGAAGGAGAGAACGGGAAAGAGGCCGCTGCTCACTGGAGAATTGAATCTGACCATGAGAGATGGAATTGCACCAATTGAAGACATTGAATTCACTGATAATTCCAGTTGGATAAGAAGCAGAAAGTTCAGAGTTGCTGTTCGAGTTGTTCCTGGGACTAATCAAACTGTTGGAATTCGTGAAGGCATGACCGAACCATTTATCGTCAGGGATCACCGTGGTGAATGTGagtattttctcttttccttacttttaattttgtcaatacCAAATAGTTTGTATTTATTCACGGCTGCcatttgttttatcttgttttttttaccTATCTGCAAGCAAGCATGACAGTTTTAGAACATACAACTACTGTGTTATATATGCTTGTTAACtgctatatatagttttttctcAAACTGTTACTTATGTCTCATTAAACTAAACTAGCTTAGGATATATAATTATAGtgttcttttgtttcattttctcttaTATCAATCTTACCATGAATTTCTTTTCCTCCTCTTTTCATCTCGCATGTCTTTTAACATTCTGGCACAAACTcactcttaaaatatataatttcttctGTGGATATGGAACAACTAGTTATTTCAAAGGTTGTGTCTGCTAAGAAAAAGTATCTTCAGTCAACCTATTTAGTCTAATATAGTTGCGTCAGTAAATCATTGCAGAATATacacttaatataatattaccAATTGGTCCAATTATTGCTTTTTGAATCTGATCTTCCAAATCCTGTTATGAGAATCTGGAAGAATTGGAAGACAAAAAAGAATGGTTGGTGaggataaataaaaaagatagcaACTATGGTCACAGTTTTCACCTTGATAAAATTATGATGCGTTTggatatataattaaacaaaaacagTGAAAATTTCTCACTTGTTTAAGCATAAGAATTTTCAGGTTATGGATTTTCTGTGAAAAGAATTGTTCAAATGTGTGTAAGATTGAAATAGTCAAAAACTGCATTAGAATTTAGAACCTTGGTGTGAAGGTAAAGCCAtgatcatttattaaaattgtttagaGATTGTGACTTGGAATTTATTAATTAGTATCCACATCGTACTTTACAGCAATAGAAAAGTACATTGGCCACAGCTCCTACAATATAGGGCATTTCATTTTCACCCTTTACAGCAAGCAATAGTGCAATACTgatccttttaattttttttgttttcatctttcTTTATCTGTGATGTCTCGAAAGTGATTGATGGTCAAACATACAAGTAATCGTGAGGGTTTTGCTTAGACATCATCAACCATGGTCCCACCAATGTAAGAAACTAATAATACATTGACACATCATTCATACCAACTTCTACTCCGGTTTTGCCAATCTGACAGTCTCAGGTCACTGGTTTCAAAACCACAGTCAAAAAACACGTATCAAGTGGACCTTTAAAAGAATTCTGATgcattgatttatttatttattttggattgtGACATAAAATTTGGTACAGAACTTAGGTTTATTATTGGTGTGATGATAATTCTGTTGTTGTCCCATACTGAATGTGTATTTTTTGATTGATTTGAAGTGTACAAGAAACATCACCCACCCATGCTGAATGACGAAGTGTGGCGCCTAGAGAAGATCGGAAAAGACGGAGCTTTCCACAAAAAACTGTCCAGAGAGGGAATAAACAGTGTGCAAGACTTTCTCAAGTTGTCTGTTGTTGATGGCCAGAGGCTCAGAAAGgtacatattttcatttctcaatTCCTTGTGTTGAGTAATTAAAAAGCACGAAAACGCAAAAACAggataaaaaaatcatactaATTTTAAAGAAGAAAGGGTTATAAAAACCGACAAGTTCTTTTGTCGTACTTTAAGTGTTTGTGATTTTGTCTGTGATGtggtaaataataatttgtatttattggAAGCAGATTTTGGGCGCTGGGATGTCAGAGAGAATGTGGGATGTGACAATCAAGCATGCAAAGACTTGTGAGAAGGGGAAGAAATACTATGTCTTCCGTGGGCAAAATTTTACCATCTTTCTCAATTCCATTTGCCAATTGGTTAAAGCTGAAATTAATGGCCAAGGTTTTCCGGGAAGCGAGTTAAGCAACTTCACAAAGGTAAGAGTAACTTCTTCCCTCACTTTTCTAGGTCTTTTTTCATTTGATCTTATTATTCATTTCAATTGGTTGCACATATGCAGAGCTATATGGAAAAATTGGTGAGAGAAGCATATACTAGATGGAATGACTTGGAGGAAATTGACGAGGCTCTGTTAACCCAAGGTATAAAAGTAGTTCTGTTTAATCGATGTGTTGTATAATATGTGAATTTTTCTGCAGTTCCTGAAATTCAGTTACATTAATTTATGTAGGTGAGAGCATGGAGCAAATTCCAAACAATCTTGGTGTAGCATATGATCAGAACGAGTACTATGCATCAACACATAATGCACAGATTGGGGGCAGTGAGTGGGGTGTGAATGCAACATTTGGCACAACATCATTTGTGAATAACGCTCTTCCAGCTTTACCTTACAGCTTCTCAGATTCACAATCTGACAGTGATGGTGCCACAAGGTGGAACTAGGAAAAGTTTTAGTGCTTGACTTTCAGCTGTAAATAAGAGTTAACAGTTGAAGAATCAAATTAGGTTTAGTGACTTAGAGACAAGTGTTCAGCCTCTCTTGGCTTATATTGgcttcactttctttttctctgtttttttgttAGCTGCAGTGAATTGTCAGGTCCATTTCAAGGATAAGTGCAAAGATGAGGCCTCACACTGCAAAAAATGCAACCTGCCTTCGATGTGCCTGTGTTGCTATGTTTTACCATCTTTTCAgcaatcagaaaaaaaaaaatgtacgtTTTATGAATGGTTAGAAATGATCTGATCCTTTGGTTTTACGTTCATGTGTTTTTTCTCCAATCACAGCAatggaaaattgttccaaattAAGTCTTTCTATACATTTGGTAGCTGATTTGGATGAATAAATAGCTGATGCGACTTCACCCATCACCAGATCACTTTCATTGTGACCTAAAACCAACAACTATTATTGTGTTACATGTTAGTTAGTCACTGATTAATTGAGTTTATGTATAgtctttaaatataataaacaaatggTCTTTTACTTTGCAAACTCAGAGTATTAGGTAATAAGCAATGTATGTGATTTCCTTTTTGTCACCTTCCTTTGTCTCTcccaactttttcttttctgatataTTTCTctccaaaatcaattttatccattagtgttttttgttttgccacttgtaagaaaagtaaaaaatataaaatctagaatgatttttttttctcctttttttgcTAACACACTAACACAAATTTAAATACATGTTCTTGCAagtatgtaaatttaattaactcagaaatttctaaaataattttcttttattagttcGTTAAATGAGTGGTTGAATTCA
This genomic stretch from Vigna radiata var. radiata cultivar VC1973A chromosome 7, Vradiata_ver6, whole genome shotgun sequence harbors:
- the LOC106767615 gene encoding uncharacterized protein LOC106767615; the protein is MKAKQQERSLAAVNFFSAQSHMFKFFSHVLAFASGLLIGITIITFSLKSFSPNFQSLQSLPASISTLHNASKVTIFTPNESTKVMHDMTEEELLWRASMVPRIKELPYKHVPKVAFMFLTKGPVFLGPLWERFFKGNEGFYSIYVHSHPSFNQTLPQTSVFHGRRIPSKEVRWGDFNIVGAERRLLANALLDFSNQRFVLLSESCIPLFNFSTIYNYLINSTKTFVESYDLPGPVGRGRYSPRMRPLVRLSQWRKGSQWFQIDRPLATEIVSDQLYFPLFNKHCRNGCYGDEHYLPTFVSIKFSQRNSDRTLTWVDWSQGGPHPARFMRRNVTIDFLKRLRHGTTCHYNGNTTNICHLFARKFLPQALDRLLRFAPKIMHFN
- the LOC106766894 gene encoding protein SAR DEFICIENT 1; this translates as MAAKRFLDDSDQDNNGDKRMRPTSRPSFASVIGEVVMVKNLQNLFSGLEPLLRRVVNEEMERVMGHCVPRSITRSPSLRIQALEQPTSYELMFEKKLMPTIFTGSRIVDTDGNPLRVVLVDKSGGQTVRTSLPHPIKLEIVVLDGDFPSNSDNNESWTSEELNNRIVKERTGKRPLLTGELNLTMRDGIAPIEDIEFTDNSSWIRSRKFRVAVRVVPGTNQTVGIREGMTEPFIVRDHRGELYKKHHPPMLNDEVWRLEKIGKDGAFHKKLSREGINSVQDFLKLSVVDGQRLRKILGAGMSERMWDVTIKHAKTCEKGKKYYVFRGQNFTIFLNSICQLVKAEINGQGFPGSELSNFTKSYMEKLVREAYTRWNDLEEIDEALLTQGESMEQIPNNLGVAYDQNEYYASTHNAQIGGSEWGVNATFGTTSFVNNALPALPYSFSDSQSDSDGATRWN